The Primulina huaijiensis isolate GDHJ02 chromosome 10, ASM1229523v2, whole genome shotgun sequence region CACATTACTTAAGCCATTTTTAGACCGTGATATGGTTCTGCTAAAGTTTATATCTCAGCCACAAACCTAGTAATAATGTTAAGGAGGAAGAGATTTCGGGTACTGCCTCTCAATTTTTATCCACAGATCATAGTCCATTATCGTCCATGGCATCAAAACAAGGTTTTATGTCTTAAATTCCCAGAAGGAATCCCCAGAACAAAAGATAGTAGATAATTATAActgaaaaaacataaaaaaacaatCGAAGATGGTCACGTCCAAACACAGTCAATATTACAGTTTTAAGAAAACTATTATTATTCATTAAAAGTCCAACTTACAACTATAGACTTCCAGGTTCCGCGATCTCTTCATATGAAAATATGTAGTGTCATAAAGCAATAAAGGCATAAGTCACCGCAATAAATATCACATAATAGCTCATATTACTGGGGGATAGcgatttaataaattcaaacggGGACATTCAGTTAAGCAGTGATACTAATTAAACACCACCTATTATCATTTAAGGGAAATCACCTGTTCGACAAAGTGTGCAAGCCGGGTTTGAGCACTCAAAAACCGTTGGATAAAAGAATTTATTGCCTTTGATTCACCGGTTGTGGTCATTCCAGCAAAAAAATGGCTTCGCAGGTAAGGCAATGCCCAGAGAGACCTAAGAGCATACAAGCTAGCTATGTGCCTGTTTGTATGCAAACCAAAAGAATTCACCATATTTCTCCAACCCAATTCAAAATCTTCAGTCATTTCCAAATTATAAAGTCGATAGAACTCAGTTTTCCATTCATTGTAGTGCTCTCCCAAAACTGCGTTAAACCATGACGGAAACTTTGCCACTATAAGCCATATACAAAGTGCATGTTTGGTGGTGGGCATCCCCATTCCTATTGCTTCTTTGAGGCACATATTTTGGTCAGTCAATATTGTTTGTGGAGCTTTCCCATTCATAAATCCTAGGAAAACCTTGCAACAAAAATGCAGGATAAGATGGGAATGCTGAGAaaaagcaaaagaaaaagaaaatgccCATTCAACAGAATATGCAGCCCACAGGaacatgaaaatttttaatttagtttcTAAAACATGTCATCTATCATATTTTTACCTTCAAAGCCCATGAGAATGACCTCAGATTTTCCTCCCGAAGGAGCACACAACCGAAGAAACAGGGCATGCCATAATTGTTCATTCCTACCCATATTCCCAGAGGCGTGTCAAATGCAGTCAGCCGATGTGTTGTATCAAACACCACTGCATCACCAAAAATCTCATATAACTGGATGGATGAGAAATATGACCAAGAGATATTCTCCAATCTACCACTAGGATCAAGTGTAAACTCAAACTTAAAATTGGGATCTTTATCCTTGATATTTCTGCACATTTTAAGCAAATCTATGGTCTCATCCTCTGGGTCTACTTTTCTGAAAGACTGAAGCAAATTTCTAACGTCTTTCTCTGTGAAGGGTAAATATCCAGGCTCGACGCACTTTTCCAGTTCCAGTAGCCTCATCATCTGTTGTACCGAGATCCCAGTTTTTGCAAACATTAAAATCCGGTTTTTGTCTGTGTCTGATATGGTCCGATACGCAGGAAGAAAGCGCACTTGACTTGGTTCCAAAAGTTCATGATTATGGTGGTTTGCAAAACCAGTAACGCGCCAATCTGGTACACCTAATTCAGTTGATTTGCTTATACGCATATAGGCTTGGCATCCACAACGGGAAGATTTCCGGTTTCTTTGGGGCTTATTTTCGTTGGATGCTTTCAATGGAGTATTTCCAGCCCGGTGGCAGACAAAGTAGCGCCTGGTGAGTCCTTTTCCAACACCATCTTTACCCTCTGTCCTATGACGCCTGATTGAAAACCCACAACGTTTCGCAAATTCACTGTAGAATTCATAAGCTGCATCATGCGTTGGGAACCTTTGCCCAATATATGGAATCATATCATTTGCCGTCTCTAGAGATAGTCTAGTTTCATCCGGTGATTCCTCGGTGCTGCTCGTACCATCCAAAGACAAGGATCTTCGATCCGAGGGATCATCATACACCAACATCAGCTGGCCCACCTCTTCAGACATTGTAGCTTTGTCAGGACTGCTCAAACCAATGGTAATGTTGGCTCATTTCTAAACACAAAAAAACATTGCTCAAAAATCAGTGACCAAAAACTTCAGAGGGGAAAATACAGTAGTAAAAGATCCCATCCGCCTTAAAAAAAATCCACCAAAAGGAATTTCATAACCAAAACTGGGCGTATATGAAGTAACATCTCATACATTAacctattaaaaaaaacatccaCTAAAAGGAATTTCATGACCAAAATTGTGCGTATATGAAGTAACATCTCAGACATTAACCCAGATACTAAGAACTAAAATTTAAAGCTATCATAAATGATTAACATTTTAGTGTAATAACTTCAGCTAAAACCAGAGGCAGTTCAATACTATGTTTTTATCCAAAACATCTATCTTTTGCAATCCATTTCGACATATTCAGAGCTAAAAGCTCAACGTTGAAATGTCACCGTACAATACCAAACCCGTAATCCAATTATCATTATCTATCATTCATTTCAATAGCTCAGAAAACAATCAAAATGTTAATTTCGTGGGCCAACTCCAAAATTACCACAGAACAAATTTGACACTCCTAACAGAGACGTCTCTCAATTAGACGAAATTCATACAATCCACTGATGAGCAACGTATCCAGCAATACACATTCAAGAGAAAAAAACAACAAAGGAGTATCAGCATGACAATCACTTGCAAACGACGCACTGAGACATTTTTGCATAGCAATCGGTTTTCAATCAAAAGATCGTACGTTGACACGATGACATATATGAATGTTTAAGCGTGAATCACGGTTCAACGGATCGTGTTAGATGTGATAGGGGAAAAATGCATGAATTCTGGGTTGATGCGTTGGGTGGAGATCGATGGCAGGTGACTTGAGGAAGGAGGAACCCTAAAGTGCGCAGGAATGTGAATACACCATTATATATGAGCGGCGCACGATACTATATAGCGCCTTTGGTTGCGTAGGGttcttcttattattattataattgcaCTTTGAGCCCTTATTTTGAAGAAATTACACTaaatgcatttttttaaaaaagtatataGAATTGAATAATGCTAATGTTAATACatattgtattatatatatatatatgtgtgttacTTAATTAAACTTGAATAATGTATAGTAACTAGTTTGATCACTCAATATGAAACCAATTGAATTTACATAAAAAGAATAtgtttttgggtatttttaaagATCGATTGTTTAG contains the following coding sequences:
- the LOC140986357 gene encoding protein FAR1-RELATED SEQUENCE 11 — translated: MSEEVGQLMLVYDDPSDRRSLSLDGTSSTEESPDETRLSLETANDMIPYIGQRFPTHDAAYEFYSEFAKRCGFSIRRHRTEGKDGVGKGLTRRYFVCHRAGNTPLKASNENKPQRNRKSSRCGCQAYMRISKSTELGVPDWRVTGFANHHNHELLEPSQVRFLPAYRTISDTDKNRILMFAKTGISVQQMMRLLELEKCVEPGYLPFTEKDVRNLLQSFRKVDPEDETIDLLKMCRNIKDKDPNFKFEFTLDPSGRLENISWSYFSSIQLYEIFGDAVVFDTTHRLTAFDTPLGIWVGMNNYGMPCFFGCVLLREENLRSFSWALKVFLGFMNGKAPQTILTDQNMCLKEAIGMGMPTTKHALCIWLIVAKFPSWFNAVLGEHYNEWKTEFYRLYNLEMTEDFELGWRNMVNSFGLHTNRHIASLYALRSLWALPYLRSHFFAGMTTTGESKAINSFIQRFLSAQTRLAHFVEQAAVLVDFKDQAGEQQTMQQNIQNISLKTGAPMESHAATVLTPYAFSKLQEQLVLAAHYASYQMEDGFLVRHHTKLEGGRKVYWMPREDIISCSCHQFEFSGILCKHALRVLSTGNCFQIPDRYLLLRWRRINMPSNRHQNLQATRNDHSERVQLLQNMVSTLISESAKSNDRLDLATEQISVLISRIREQPISSLGLRELSAHRSLT